One stretch of Thermococcus sp. DNA includes these proteins:
- a CDS encoding ATP-NAD kinase family protein, with product MSRKIGFIVNPIAGMGGRVALKGTDGVVEEAIKRGARPVAGDVARLFMRELEGYEEFEDLEFLTGPGPLGADVLREFDFSFEVLEHRKINYRKVRDAEIPDTTAKDTKELAGKMVDNVDIIVFAGGDGTARDVFSAVGKRVPILGVPTGVKMFSGVFASSPEDAARLLVEFLKGNARLVERDVMDLDEEAFRHDEVKPKHFGKALTPYAELLLQGAKEPTRTDESEDVQATVEALAEELGNGIYFLGAGSTVKRLKDLLGIDGTLLGVDVVEIKDGRARLIVKDATEKDLLKFVERNPRVVVTVIGGLGFLFGRGNQQFSADVLRNIPKENIIVVAAPSKVSNGIVRAYTGDREVDEKLRGYIRVRVSPWMEKMVRVV from the coding sequence ATGAGTCGAAAGATCGGCTTCATAGTCAACCCCATAGCTGGAATGGGCGGCAGGGTGGCCCTCAAGGGCACTGACGGCGTCGTGGAAGAGGCGATAAAGCGTGGTGCCAGGCCCGTCGCGGGGGACGTTGCGAGGCTCTTCATGAGGGAGCTTGAAGGATACGAGGAATTTGAGGATCTTGAGTTCCTCACCGGACCCGGCCCGCTCGGGGCGGACGTCCTGCGGGAATTCGACTTCTCATTTGAAGTTCTGGAGCACAGGAAGATAAACTATCGGAAGGTTAGGGACGCTGAAATCCCTGACACAACCGCGAAGGACACCAAAGAACTTGCCGGAAAGATGGTCGATAATGTCGATATAATCGTCTTCGCCGGAGGAGATGGAACGGCTAGGGACGTTTTCAGCGCCGTTGGGAAAAGGGTGCCAATCCTTGGCGTCCCAACGGGGGTGAAGATGTTCTCAGGGGTCTTTGCATCATCACCGGAGGACGCGGCGCGTTTGCTGGTCGAGTTCCTCAAGGGAAACGCGAGACTCGTTGAGAGGGACGTCATGGACCTCGATGAGGAGGCCTTTAGGCACGATGAGGTGAAGCCAAAGCACTTCGGGAAGGCCTTGACCCCCTACGCCGAGCTTCTCCTTCAGGGGGCAAAGGAACCAACGAGGACGGATGAGAGCGAGGATGTTCAGGCTACGGTTGAAGCCCTCGCGGAGGAGCTTGGGAATGGAATCTACTTCCTTGGCGCCGGTTCAACGGTAAAACGACTCAAAGATCTCCTTGGAATCGATGGGACGCTCCTCGGTGTTGATGTCGTCGAGATAAAGGACGGAAGGGCGAGACTCATCGTGAAGGATGCAACTGAGAAGGACCTCCTCAAGTTCGTTGAAAGGAACCCGAGAGTGGTCGTGACAGTCATAGGGGGTTTGGGCTTCCTCTTTGGCAGGGGAAACCAGCAATTCTCGGCCGACGTCCTCAGGAACATCCCGAAGGAAAACATAATTGTCGTCGCGGCCCCCTCTAAGGTCTCAAATGGCATTGTAAGGGCTTACACCGGTGACAGAGAAGTTGATGAGAAGCTCCGCGGTTATATAAGGGTCCGCGTAAGTCCATGGATGGAGAAGATGGTGAGGGTGGTTTAG